The Geobacter sp. AOG2 genome includes a window with the following:
- a CDS encoding AI-2E family transporter, with protein sequence MAHHHEHQIVPRNDYGRLIAAILLLCLLAAAGYALQHTISCFLLSWVIAYLLDPLLVQAERHGMKRLAALGLLYIVLTVLIIFFFAFMLPKLTISWNGILHELPSYIQRIKQAALEWKSRLPDRYGSEEIQWLLDKVSANVDTAAEKAGAWVYVFASRIFFNIFNIVLAPILVFFMLYYKQTIVETAASWIPEQRRDMMLHIGREVNTSIGGYLRGQVIVSVIVAVLSLAALFILDVPHPIISGFFAGAASVLPFIGVFIAALPALFFTWFKYQTVGSLVQTAIAFGVIYFLEGYVIKPLVFKSSMNLNPLVTIVTVMALGELLGFWGILLALPIAAAIKITWMHLHAGNFRD encoded by the coding sequence ATGGCGCACCACCATGAACACCAGATCGTTCCCCGGAATGATTACGGGCGGTTGATCGCCGCCATTCTACTGCTCTGTCTGCTGGCAGCCGCCGGATACGCCCTGCAGCACACCATCTCATGTTTCCTGCTTTCCTGGGTAATCGCCTACCTTCTCGACCCGTTGCTCGTGCAGGCCGAACGGCACGGCATGAAGCGACTTGCTGCCTTGGGGCTGCTCTACATTGTTCTCACCGTTCTGATCATCTTCTTCTTCGCCTTCATGCTCCCCAAGCTCACCATCAGTTGGAACGGTATCCTCCACGAACTGCCATCCTACATCCAGAGGATCAAGCAGGCGGCCTTGGAGTGGAAGTCGCGGCTTCCCGACCGTTACGGCTCCGAGGAGATTCAGTGGCTTCTGGACAAGGTCTCGGCCAATGTGGATACGGCTGCAGAGAAGGCCGGCGCCTGGGTCTATGTCTTCGCTTCCCGGATTTTCTTCAATATCTTCAATATTGTCCTCGCCCCGATCCTGGTCTTTTTTATGCTCTATTACAAGCAGACCATCGTCGAGACCGCCGCCTCCTGGATTCCGGAACAGCGGCGTGACATGATGCTGCATATCGGTCGCGAGGTTAACACCAGTATCGGCGGCTATCTGCGAGGCCAGGTGATCGTTTCCGTTATCGTGGCGGTTCTGTCGCTGGCCGCGCTCTTTATCCTGGATGTTCCGCACCCGATCATCAGCGGCTTCTTTGCAGGAGCCGCCTCGGTGCTCCCCTTTATCGGGGTGTTTATCGCCGCGTTGCCGGCGTTGTTCTTTACCTGGTTCAAATACCAGACAGTGGGCAGTCTGGTCCAGACCGCCATCGCCTTCGGGGTGATCTATTTCCTGGAAGGATATGTAATCAAACCGCTGGTTTTCAAGAGCTCCATGAACCTTAACCCGCTGGTGACCATTGTCACGGTCATGGCCTTGGGCGAACTGCTGGGTTTCTGGGGCATCCTGCTGGCCCTGCCCATCGCCGCCGCCATAAAGATAACGTGGATGCACCTGCATGCCGGCAACTTCAGGGATTGA
- a CDS encoding phosphoribosylaminoimidazolesuccinocarboxamide synthase, with protein MSQPVLQTDFPGLNLAARGKVRDIYDLGDTLLLVTSDRISAFDVIMNEPIPDKGFVLTQISAFWFRQMEDIVKNHIISTDVTDYPAVCRPYADVLAGRSMLVKKAKPLPAECIVRGYVSGSGWKDYKASGSICGIKLPAGLLESDQLPEPIFTPSTKAELGTHDENISFEKMAEICGRELAEQARDYTIRIYTRARDLAAQKGIIIADTKFEFGVYEGELIIIDECMTPDSSRFWPKDLYKPGGPQPSFDKQFLRDYLETLDWGKTAPAPPLPAEIVEKTAEKYREALFRIAGIRV; from the coding sequence ATGTCACAGCCTGTTCTGCAAACCGATTTTCCCGGCCTGAACCTCGCAGCCCGCGGCAAGGTGCGGGATATTTACGACCTGGGAGACACCCTGCTCCTGGTCACGTCGGACCGTATCTCGGCCTTTGACGTGATCATGAACGAACCGATCCCGGACAAAGGTTTCGTGCTGACGCAGATATCCGCTTTCTGGTTCCGCCAGATGGAGGACATCGTTAAAAACCACATTATCTCAACCGACGTGACCGACTACCCGGCGGTATGCCGTCCCTACGCCGATGTGCTGGCGGGGCGCTCCATGCTGGTGAAAAAGGCCAAGCCGCTACCGGCGGAGTGTATCGTGCGGGGTTATGTCTCCGGCTCCGGCTGGAAAGACTATAAAGCCAGCGGCTCAATTTGCGGTATCAAGCTCCCGGCCGGGCTTTTGGAATCGGACCAGTTGCCGGAACCGATCTTCACCCCTTCCACCAAGGCAGAACTGGGCACTCATGACGAAAACATCTCCTTCGAGAAGATGGCTGAAATCTGTGGGCGCGAACTGGCCGAGCAGGCCCGCGACTATACCATCAGGATCTACACCCGGGCTCGCGATCTTGCCGCCCAGAAGGGGATTATCATCGCCGACACCAAGTTCGAATTCGGTGTTTATGAGGGCGAGTTGATCATCATCGACGAATGTATGACCCCCGACTCCAGCCGTTTCTGGCCCAAGGACCTCTACAAGCCGGGCGGACCACAGCCCAGTTTCGACAAACAATTCCTGCGGGATTATCTGGAGACCCTCGATTGGGGCAAAACAGCCCCCGCACCGCCCCTGCCGGCGGAGATCGTCGAAAAGACCGCTGAAAAATACCGTGAAGCACTCTTCCGCATCGCCGGCATCCGCGTATAA
- a CDS encoding copper-translocating P-type ATPase → MTTISMKITGMSCANCAARIEKEIGKQPGVSTATVNFAMEELAVSFDETAVSLEEIAGRVEKLGYGAIRPEPADELTFGVQGLHCASCVNRLEKKLLENPAVSAAIVNLAAETGFVRFDPQHLGMADIFAMVHEAGYTPVELRGAEVSADDALRRQRNWFLFSLAASLPIMLTMGIHSNRAVMQLNLLLATAVQFSAGLTFYRGAWNALKNRSANMDVLVALGTSAAYFYSLLAYAGLLGPHREAFFETSAMLITFIRLGKYLEARARGKAGEALKKLLHLQADKARLVTEEGEREVPASLIRVGDVVLVRPGQAIPVDGEIIEGNGAVDESMVTGESLPVEKKAGDTVTGATINKSGVLRVRATRVGEATLLSQIVRMVREAQGDKAPIQRFADAVSSWFVPVVLLLSLATFFVWFSTLHAGFLPAFRFAIAVVVIACPCAMGLATPTAIMVGSGVALARGILVKKGSALEAISRMQVLLLDKTGTLTIGQPAMTDLAAVAGVDPSRLLKCLITAEVHSTHPLAQAAVRAAEEADIKPGAATDFEERGGFGITCTYEGFRLAVGNERLMEEEGISLKVLADKAKEFAGEGKSLIYVAAGTALVGVAAFADTLKPSSAKAVAEIRRMGIQTCMITGDHADVAGIVARQAGVDSFEAEVLPDRKQEVVREYQQRGMITGMVGDGINDAPALARSDIGIAIGGGTDVAKETGDIVLMRNDLTDVVRAIAIGRATLGKVKQNLFWALFYNILGIPVAAGMLSRYGITLKPEYAGLAMAFSSVSVVLNSILLKRVGKHL, encoded by the coding sequence ATGACCACGATCAGCATGAAAATCACCGGCATGTCCTGTGCCAATTGCGCTGCCCGGATCGAGAAGGAGATCGGGAAACAGCCTGGCGTCTCCACGGCAACCGTCAACTTTGCCATGGAAGAGTTGGCCGTAAGCTTCGATGAAACGGCCGTTTCATTGGAGGAGATCGCCGGTCGCGTCGAAAAGCTTGGCTACGGCGCGATTCGCCCCGAGCCGGCCGATGAATTGACCTTCGGTGTCCAGGGCCTGCACTGCGCCTCCTGCGTCAATCGGCTGGAAAAAAAACTGCTGGAAAACCCGGCCGTCAGCGCCGCCATTGTCAATTTGGCGGCCGAGACCGGTTTTGTTCGTTTCGATCCGCAACACCTCGGCATGGCTGATATTTTTGCCATGGTTCACGAGGCCGGCTACACCCCGGTTGAACTGCGCGGCGCCGAGGTCTCGGCTGACGACGCGCTTCGCCGGCAACGCAACTGGTTTCTCTTCTCCCTGGCGGCTTCGCTGCCGATCATGCTCACCATGGGCATCCATTCCAACCGGGCCGTGATGCAACTCAACCTGCTCTTGGCCACGGCGGTCCAATTCTCGGCTGGTCTGACCTTCTACCGCGGTGCCTGGAATGCCTTGAAAAACCGAAGCGCCAATATGGATGTGCTGGTGGCTCTGGGGACCTCGGCGGCTTATTTCTATTCGCTTCTTGCCTATGCCGGCCTGCTGGGGCCCCATAGGGAGGCCTTCTTCGAAACCTCGGCCATGCTTATCACCTTCATCCGCCTGGGTAAATACCTGGAGGCGCGGGCCCGGGGCAAGGCCGGCGAGGCGCTGAAAAAGCTTCTCCACCTCCAGGCCGACAAGGCTCGCCTGGTGACGGAGGAGGGGGAACGGGAGGTGCCGGCGTCCCTGATCCGTGTGGGCGATGTGGTACTGGTGCGGCCCGGTCAGGCGATCCCGGTGGATGGAGAGATTATCGAGGGAAACGGCGCGGTGGACGAGTCCATGGTGACCGGTGAGTCCCTGCCCGTGGAAAAGAAGGCCGGGGACACGGTGACCGGAGCAACCATCAACAAGAGCGGTGTCCTGCGGGTACGGGCGACCCGTGTCGGTGAAGCCACGCTTCTCTCCCAGATCGTCCGTATGGTACGGGAGGCCCAGGGTGATAAAGCCCCAATCCAGCGTTTCGCCGACGCGGTTTCCAGTTGGTTCGTGCCGGTTGTGTTACTTCTTTCGCTTGCGACATTTTTTGTCTGGTTCTCTACGCTCCACGCAGGTTTTCTGCCGGCCTTCCGTTTTGCCATTGCCGTTGTGGTGATCGCCTGCCCCTGCGCCATGGGACTGGCCACTCCGACCGCCATCATGGTGGGGAGCGGCGTGGCCCTGGCCCGTGGGATTCTGGTCAAGAAGGGGTCGGCCCTGGAGGCCATCTCTCGCATGCAGGTGCTGCTGCTGGACAAAACCGGCACCCTGACCATCGGGCAGCCGGCGATGACGGACCTGGCGGCCGTGGCGGGGGTCGACCCGTCGCGCCTGCTGAAGTGTCTGATAACGGCCGAGGTCCACTCGACCCATCCTTTGGCCCAGGCTGCGGTGCGGGCGGCCGAAGAGGCCGACATCAAACCCGGCGCGGCTACAGACTTCGAGGAACGGGGAGGTTTCGGTATCACCTGCACCTACGAAGGCTTCCGTCTGGCGGTTGGCAACGAGCGGCTGATGGAAGAGGAAGGAATCAGTCTCAAGGTGCTGGCCGACAAGGCTAAAGAGTTTGCCGGAGAGGGCAAGTCGCTGATCTACGTGGCTGCCGGCACGGCCTTGGTGGGGGTGGCCGCCTTCGCCGATACGCTTAAACCCAGTTCCGCCAAGGCCGTGGCCGAAATCCGGCGCATGGGCATCCAAACCTGCATGATCACCGGCGACCATGCAGATGTGGCGGGGATTGTGGCCAGGCAGGCCGGTGTGGACAGTTTCGAGGCAGAGGTGCTACCGGATCGCAAGCAGGAGGTGGTCAGGGAATACCAGCAACGCGGCATGATCACCGGAATGGTGGGCGACGGCATCAATGACGCCCCGGCCCTGGCGCGGTCGGATATCGGTATCGCCATCGGCGGCGGCACAGACGTAGCCAAGGAGACCGGCGATATCGTCCTGATGCGCAACGACCTGACGGACGTGGTGCGCGCCATCGCCATCGGCCGCGCAACCTTGGGCAAGGTGAAGCAGAACCTGTTCTGGGCATTGTTCTACAATATCCTCGGCATCCCGGTGGCGGCAGGGATGCTTTCCCGTTACGGCATAACCCTCAAGCCGGAGTACGCCGGCTTGGCCATGGCCTTTTCCTCGGTTTCGGTAGTGCTCAATTCCATCCTGCTGAAACGGGTGGGGAAACATCTGTAG
- a CDS encoding peptidylprolyl isomerase, producing MLDFMRKKKESIIIKIVFVVIVLSFIGTMFLVWGKGSDGIGGRSGYAAKVDGTKISLEEYQNAYQRIRNIYQQIYGQSITPELEKALGLKKLALDNLIDNALVVREAKSMGIKVSKDEVANSIEAMPTFQKDGKFNFDLYQQLLRGSRLTPKDFEEGQKHDLLLSKARQVIKDKATVSDDEALAQYKKENDKIELEYVSYAPSEVIAEVKPTDAELNEYLQKNPNEFKTPEKVALSYIMLDPASQAAKMTVSEEEIQTFYQKNIDRWQGKDGILPLKEVKDKVKADALRQKAAKQSFELAADTLYKNVKSGDLKLIAGQLGLKVQETPLFEANAPVAALAGETAVIKKAFELKDGELGGPVEAAKGIYIIKARERKASAVPPLAEIRSAVEQKVKAVKAVELAKKRAADAARQLAAKAALKTHTTGIFGFSDKGNIPDIGNAPDLMEAAFKLTVAAPVANEPFKVGNRWYAIRLKQRIEAPKADFDKTKQQIKLKMLPKKQEEALATWTKGLRAKAKIEINQALIAEK from the coding sequence ATGCTGGACTTCATGCGTAAAAAGAAGGAATCCATCATCATCAAAATAGTCTTCGTCGTCATTGTGCTTTCCTTTATCGGCACCATGTTCCTGGTATGGGGCAAAGGGAGCGACGGTATCGGAGGACGAAGCGGTTACGCGGCCAAGGTGGACGGCACCAAGATCTCCCTGGAAGAATACCAGAACGCCTATCAACGTATCCGCAACATCTACCAGCAGATATACGGCCAATCCATCACCCCCGAGCTGGAAAAGGCACTGGGGCTGAAAAAACTGGCCCTGGACAACCTGATCGACAACGCCCTGGTCGTCAGGGAAGCCAAGTCCATGGGGATCAAGGTATCCAAGGATGAAGTGGCCAACTCCATTGAAGCCATGCCCACGTTCCAGAAGGACGGAAAATTCAATTTCGACCTGTACCAGCAGCTCTTGAGGGGCAGTCGCCTGACCCCCAAAGACTTCGAGGAGGGGCAGAAGCACGACCTGCTGCTTTCCAAAGCCCGCCAAGTAATCAAGGACAAGGCGACGGTCAGCGACGACGAGGCCCTGGCCCAGTACAAAAAGGAAAACGACAAGATCGAACTGGAGTATGTGTCCTATGCGCCGAGCGAAGTGATCGCAGAGGTGAAACCGACCGACGCGGAACTCAACGAGTATCTGCAAAAAAACCCGAACGAGTTCAAGACCCCCGAGAAAGTGGCCCTTTCCTATATCATGCTCGATCCGGCCTCCCAAGCGGCAAAGATGACGGTTTCCGAGGAGGAGATCCAGACCTTCTACCAGAAAAACATCGACCGCTGGCAGGGTAAGGATGGCATCCTCCCCCTCAAGGAAGTAAAAGACAAGGTCAAGGCCGACGCCCTCAGACAGAAGGCCGCCAAACAGTCCTTTGAATTGGCCGCCGACACTCTTTACAAGAACGTCAAGTCCGGCGACCTGAAACTGATCGCCGGGCAGTTGGGCCTCAAGGTGCAGGAGACGCCGCTGTTCGAAGCCAATGCCCCGGTAGCCGCCTTGGCGGGCGAGACAGCCGTCATCAAAAAGGCCTTCGAACTCAAAGATGGCGAATTGGGAGGACCGGTCGAGGCCGCCAAAGGCATTTACATCATTAAGGCCAGGGAGCGCAAGGCATCGGCTGTCCCGCCGCTCGCCGAGATCAGGTCCGCAGTGGAACAGAAGGTCAAGGCGGTCAAAGCGGTGGAACTCGCCAAGAAAAGGGCTGCCGACGCGGCCCGCCAGCTAGCCGCCAAGGCTGCGCTCAAGACCCACACCACCGGCATCTTCGGTTTCTCGGACAAGGGCAACATTCCGGATATCGGCAACGCCCCCGACCTGATGGAGGCGGCCTTCAAACTGACCGTCGCAGCGCCCGTGGCCAACGAACCGTTCAAGGTGGGTAACCGCTGGTATGCGATACGCCTCAAACAGCGCATCGAAGCCCCGAAGGCCGACTTTGACAAGACCAAGCAGCAGATCAAGCTGAAGATGCTGCCCAAGAAGCAGGAAGAGGCCCTGGCCACCTGGACAAAGGGCCTCAGGGCCAAGGCCAAGATCGAGATAAATCAAGCGCTCATCGCTGAAAAATAG
- a CDS encoding flavodoxin family protein, whose amino-acid sequence MKVVAFNGSPRKEGNTSLLIKHVFTELNREGIETDLVQVGGETIRGCTACYKCFARKDRRCAMDDDIINDCVEKMIGTDGIIIGSPTYFAALTPETKALIDRCGMVTRANGDLLKRKAGAAVVAVRRAGAIHVFDAINHFFSISQMVVPGSSYWNFAFGRNMGDVEQDEEGIKTMRDLGVNMAWLMKKIAE is encoded by the coding sequence ATGAAGGTCGTCGCATTCAACGGTAGCCCCCGCAAAGAGGGCAATACCTCGCTGCTCATCAAGCATGTCTTCACGGAATTGAACCGGGAGGGGATCGAGACCGATCTGGTCCAGGTGGGGGGCGAGACGATCCGTGGCTGCACCGCCTGTTACAAGTGCTTTGCCCGTAAGGATCGGCGTTGTGCTATGGACGACGACATCATCAATGATTGCGTCGAAAAGATGATCGGCACCGACGGCATCATCATCGGTTCGCCAACCTACTTTGCCGCACTGACCCCCGAAACCAAGGCACTCATCGACCGCTGCGGCATGGTTACCCGCGCCAACGGAGACCTGCTCAAACGCAAGGCCGGCGCCGCGGTGGTGGCGGTCCGCCGGGCCGGCGCCATCCACGTATTCGACGCCATCAACCATTTCTTTTCCATCAGCCAGATGGTTGTCCCCGGTTCCAGTTACTGGAATTTTGCTTTTGGCCGCAATATGGGCGATGTGGAGCAGGATGAAGAGGGGATTAAGACGATGCGTGACCTGGGGGTAAATATGGCGTGGCTGATGAAGAAAATTGCGGAATGA
- a CDS encoding UPF0158 family protein — MAIVHNVEIVWDELMDAFTSGQSDRVYFLDRYTGEIFFVPATLEDDEVWRQMDTGRDRFLEIPRFDYGVERQFMSGFIGAIQDSGLRSILDGSLAGKKPYGNINEILPFFPDEEERLTAMKDDFFASRVKNWLEENNLFTVDTEAMLSSRM, encoded by the coding sequence ATGGCTATCGTACATAATGTGGAAATTGTCTGGGATGAGTTGATGGATGCCTTTACCAGCGGACAGAGTGATCGAGTTTATTTTCTCGACCGTTACACCGGCGAAATTTTTTTCGTGCCCGCCACGCTGGAGGACGATGAGGTCTGGCGGCAGATGGATACCGGCCGGGATCGCTTTCTGGAGATTCCCCGCTTCGACTACGGTGTCGAACGACAGTTCATGTCCGGTTTCATCGGGGCCATCCAGGATTCCGGATTGCGCAGCATACTGGACGGCTCGTTGGCCGGCAAAAAACCTTACGGCAACATTAACGAGATCCTCCCCTTTTTCCCGGACGAGGAGGAACGGCTCACGGCAATGAAGGACGATTTTTTTGCCAGCAGGGTAAAAAACTGGCTGGAGGAGAATAACCTGTTCACGGTCGATACGGAAGCGATGCTTTCATCGCGCATGTAA
- a CDS encoding TIGR00730 family Rossman fold protein, whose translation MELSFSRSNDEIDQMINRLVEAAGDIHHAGIIREMILSSLKIGQEVDYLADLKLINRTLREMRFTARVFGPYRDRKKVTIFGSARTGQGEEMYGKCVRFSRMLADNGYMIITGGGPGIMQAGNEGAGSENSFAVNIRLPFEQQPNPIMYRNPRLITYKYFFNRKVAFVKEADAIAVFPGGFGTLDEAMEVFTLIQTGKTSPKPLILIDDEDGYWEQFFAFVKQSLLVKGFISGEDFSLFTITKNEQEAVEAIDTFYRVYHSMRFINHDLVIRLNKRLSPEQISTLEQEFPELLQAGEQINCCGAMPEEVDQPDLIDLPRITMKFDHHHYGLLLAFIHRINTF comes from the coding sequence ATGGAACTCAGCTTTTCCCGATCCAACGACGAGATAGACCAGATGATCAACCGGCTGGTCGAGGCTGCCGGCGACATCCACCATGCCGGCATCATCCGCGAGATGATTCTGTCAAGCCTCAAGATCGGGCAGGAGGTCGACTATCTGGCGGATCTCAAGCTGATCAACCGTACTTTGCGCGAGATGCGGTTCACTGCTCGGGTATTCGGCCCGTATCGTGACCGGAAAAAGGTCACTATCTTCGGCTCGGCCCGCACCGGGCAGGGAGAAGAAATGTACGGGAAATGTGTCCGCTTCAGTCGCATGCTGGCGGACAACGGCTATATGATCATCACCGGGGGCGGTCCCGGCATCATGCAGGCCGGTAACGAGGGGGCAGGCAGCGAGAATTCCTTTGCCGTCAATATTCGCCTCCCCTTCGAGCAGCAGCCGAACCCGATCATGTACCGCAATCCGAGGCTGATCACCTATAAATACTTCTTCAACCGCAAGGTGGCTTTTGTCAAGGAGGCCGACGCCATTGCCGTCTTTCCCGGCGGTTTCGGCACGCTGGACGAAGCCATGGAGGTTTTTACCCTGATCCAGACCGGCAAGACTTCACCCAAACCGTTGATCCTGATAGACGACGAGGATGGCTACTGGGAACAGTTCTTTGCCTTCGTCAAGCAGAGCCTGCTGGTGAAGGGTTTTATTTCCGGCGAGGATTTCTCCCTGTTCACCATCACCAAGAACGAACAGGAAGCGGTCGAGGCTATCGATACCTTTTACCGTGTCTACCATTCCATGCGTTTCATTAACCATGATCTCGTCATCCGGTTGAACAAAAGGCTTTCCCCGGAACAGATCAGCACTCTGGAACAAGAGTTTCCCGAATTGCTTCAGGCGGGGGAACAGATCAATTGTTGCGGTGCAATGCCTGAAGAGGTTGATCAGCCCGACCTGATCGACCTGCCGCGTATAACAATGAAGTTCGACCATCATCACTATGGGCTGTTGTTGGCATTCATTCACCGGATAAACACTTTTTGA
- a CDS encoding UDP-2,3-diacylglucosamine diphosphatase, which produces MRTIFLADAHLKTPTDHNYRLLLRFLGSLKGNTETLFIMGDLFDFWLGFPSQPFRQYDAVLTALLELTRSGCRIVYFEGNHDFHLGTVFSKHLAAEIHDGPAVVTVQGKQLLLCHGDQINRADRGYRLLRFLLHNRLVASAVRHFPPSLALKVKERLQHASRSSYQVKRERWNYREIIRAFALSTQQQGYDGLVTGHFHLAFREELPSPPFTILSLGDWMEQFTYGEMRDGELQLHTYRP; this is translated from the coding sequence ATGCGCACCATCTTCCTGGCCGATGCCCACCTGAAAACGCCGACGGACCACAATTACCGTCTGCTGCTCCGCTTCCTCGGCTCCCTGAAGGGAAACACGGAAACCCTTTTCATCATGGGCGACCTGTTTGACTTCTGGCTGGGCTTTCCCTCGCAGCCCTTCCGCCAGTACGATGCCGTACTAACGGCGCTGCTGGAGCTGACCCGCAGCGGTTGCCGCATCGTATACTTCGAAGGCAACCACGACTTCCATCTCGGCACGGTCTTCAGCAAGCACCTGGCGGCTGAGATCCACGACGGACCGGCTGTCGTAACGGTACAGGGCAAGCAGCTCCTTCTATGCCACGGCGACCAGATCAACCGCGCCGACCGCGGCTACCGCCTGCTCCGGTTCCTGCTGCACAACCGTCTGGTTGCGTCTGCCGTCCGGCATTTCCCACCATCGCTGGCGCTGAAGGTCAAGGAGCGCCTGCAACACGCCAGCCGGTCCAGCTACCAGGTCAAGCGGGAGCGCTGGAACTACCGGGAGATCATCCGCGCCTTCGCCCTCTCGACGCAACAGCAAGGTTACGACGGACTCGTTACCGGCCACTTTCACCTGGCATTCCGCGAAGAACTGCCTTCCCCTCCTTTTACCATCCTCTCCCTGGGGGACTGGATGGAACAGTTCACCTACGGCGAGATGCGGGACGGGGAATTGCAACTACACACCTACCGGCCATAA
- a CDS encoding penicillin-binding transpeptidase domain-containing protein: MPVGKRRERLKHILLFLAIVLALTPVCALVYQKSPHVVRAVTLWLHSHSTPDIKTAEAAKPPANGSFEAAVRLFDTAVATEGGLTARSAGGDTLHYSIRDDLQKRVHDFMAQKQVPFGVFVAIEPSTGRILAMTSYSSVDPQWVQSSFFDLYPMASLFKIITASAALENKKITPETVVEFRGRPYSENPRYWDISPRGNNSRMDVGYALGKSINPVYGRVASDIAGKASVMEYVRKFGFNQSLLPGVPVKESKAGEPQTDRALMLMGAGLDHEVKISPLHAAVIMGAIANQGRMMAPTLTDRVVDAAGGNKEEHKPRELRRLVSPETAASLTRMLSNTVTRGTSRRAFHDRRGRPMLAGIDIAAKTGSIDGTDPKGHYSWFAAYAPAHEPRIALVALVINQDRWKIKSSQVGEQALEEFFRK, encoded by the coding sequence ATGCCTGTTGGCAAACGTCGCGAGCGTCTCAAGCATATTCTCCTGTTTCTTGCCATCGTGCTGGCGTTGACGCCGGTTTGCGCCCTCGTGTACCAGAAGTCACCCCATGTGGTGCGGGCGGTGACTCTATGGCTTCACTCCCATTCCACTCCCGATATCAAAACGGCCGAGGCTGCGAAACCCCCGGCGAACGGCAGTTTCGAGGCGGCCGTGCGTCTTTTCGATACGGCGGTAGCGACTGAGGGGGGGCTCACGGCCCGCAGTGCAGGCGGGGATACCCTTCACTACAGCATCAGGGACGATCTGCAGAAGCGGGTTCACGATTTCATGGCCCAAAAGCAGGTGCCTTTCGGGGTGTTTGTGGCCATTGAACCGTCAACAGGCCGGATTCTGGCCATGACGTCCTATTCTTCCGTCGATCCCCAGTGGGTGCAGTCATCTTTCTTCGATCTCTACCCAATGGCCTCGTTGTTCAAGATCATCACCGCTTCTGCTGCTCTGGAAAATAAGAAGATCACCCCTGAAACGGTGGTTGAGTTCCGGGGACGCCCCTATTCGGAAAACCCGCGGTACTGGGATATCAGCCCGAGGGGCAACAATAGCCGCATGGATGTCGGCTATGCCTTGGGCAAATCCATCAATCCGGTGTACGGCCGGGTAGCCAGCGATATCGCCGGCAAGGCATCGGTAATGGAATACGTCCGCAAATTTGGTTTCAATCAATCGCTTCTTCCAGGCGTCCCGGTCAAGGAGAGCAAGGCCGGAGAACCTCAGACGGACCGTGCCTTGATGTTGATGGGGGCCGGCCTCGACCATGAGGTCAAGATATCACCCCTGCACGCTGCGGTGATTATGGGGGCTATTGCCAATCAGGGGCGGATGATGGCCCCAACCTTGACCGACAGGGTTGTCGATGCTGCGGGAGGTAATAAAGAGGAACATAAGCCCCGTGAACTACGCCGGCTTGTTTCGCCCGAGACAGCGGCGTCCCTCACCCGGATGCTCTCCAATACCGTAACCAGGGGTACGTCCCGGCGTGCCTTCCATGATCGCCGGGGCCGCCCGATGCTGGCTGGGATCGATATCGCCGCCAAGACCGGATCAATCGACGGGACCGATCCAAAAGGACATTACTCCTGGTTTGCCGCCTACGCTCCGGCCCATGAACCGCGTATAGCATTGGTGGCGTTAGTAATCAATCAGGATCGGTGGAAGATCAAGTCGTCGCAGGTGGGGGAACAGGCACTGGAGGAGTTTTTCAGGAAATAG
- a CDS encoding Rho termination factor N-terminal domain-containing protein translates to MKLDEIREIAKQHHIKTGKLKKAELVRAIQQAEGNEQCFASGKAAACGQEKCLWREDCD, encoded by the coding sequence ATGAAACTGGATGAAATCAGGGAAATTGCAAAGCAGCACCATATCAAGACAGGAAAACTGAAAAAGGCTGAACTGGTACGCGCCATCCAGCAGGCCGAAGGTAACGAACAATGCTTCGCCTCCGGCAAAGCTGCCGCATGCGGCCAGGAAAAATGCCTTTGGCGTGAGGATTGCGACTGA
- a CDS encoding bacteriohemerythrin — translation MGIEWRESLAIGVPEIDRQHKELLSRFDSLLKACEAGKGMGELQRLLGFLDEYVVSHFSEEEGIQRNHRYPGYAAHKKEHDGFVTRLKAVKDEIKSEGVAVHHVTETNNMLLKWLINHISRVDAELGKYLRANAAL, via the coding sequence ATGGGAATCGAGTGGAGAGAGTCACTGGCAATCGGCGTACCGGAGATTGACCGTCAGCATAAGGAGCTTTTGTCCCGCTTCGACAGTCTGCTCAAGGCCTGCGAGGCGGGGAAGGGGATGGGTGAGTTACAGAGACTTCTGGGATTTCTCGATGAATATGTGGTCAGCCATTTCAGCGAAGAAGAAGGTATACAAAGAAACCACCGCTATCCCGGATATGCGGCACATAAAAAAGAGCATGACGGATTCGTTACCCGGCTCAAGGCGGTTAAGGATGAGATAAAGTCAGAGGGCGTGGCTGTTCATCATGTGACGGAAACCAACAACATGCTGCTCAAATGGCTGATTAACCACATCTCGAGGGTCGATGCTGAACTGGGCAAGTATCTGCGCGCCAACGCGGCACTTTAG